One region of Niallia sp. Man26 genomic DNA includes:
- a CDS encoding diadenylate cyclase — translation MRQYQTLQETYSFSESYQEQLADTMRETFDIVSIKDKPIVSLFKLDYSLNTKNKKPSYNTLQVNNIAIIFDPEYNYKIEMNQKHRFPLRSTSYYSEDVSSDNKVKEFFKDYIDDTLTALFAKRKSEIIDIFCSFIESENTVVIEVVEMKTGEFKKYRNSGFFHQLVSDSIVYASKPLIHEGMEHYISTNNIVRNVAEKYISNTFLSILEVFDLAIYQKLNEIATSYYEGAECCGKILFCKENDIVNSAVMFVDRMPLTNYKGVRKLLEIAQENIYLLSNGKEIIGFIEWTNELNNRINGYSVTFVSHANWDLEETGNRKKKIFHVSYGIPQFPKAPLEEAEFAACFNQAFSNRYHYRAIWDLCTQAKNQQKGTMLVISEQAAAEASRLSNQCIRLEYKADNKNFFSSIKHISAIDGAVLLHPDGNCHAIGVILDGTADTRFGDRSRGARYNSAYRYLHSTKYKNCLILVVSEDGMIDLIHTNKL, via the coding sequence ATGAGACAATACCAAACGCTCCAAGAGACTTATTCTTTTTCGGAAAGTTATCAAGAACAGTTAGCTGACACGATGCGAGAAACATTTGATATAGTATCGATTAAAGACAAACCGATTGTCAGTTTATTTAAATTAGATTATTCCCTTAATACTAAAAATAAAAAGCCGAGTTATAATACGCTGCAAGTAAATAACATAGCCATTATCTTCGACCCGGAGTATAACTATAAAATAGAGATGAATCAGAAGCATCGTTTTCCGCTTCGGTCCACTTCATATTATTCGGAGGATGTGTCCTCTGATAATAAAGTAAAAGAATTCTTTAAGGATTATATCGACGACACGCTTACTGCGTTGTTTGCGAAAAGAAAGTCGGAAATAATAGACATCTTCTGCAGTTTCATAGAAAGTGAGAATACGGTTGTTATAGAAGTAGTGGAAATGAAAACAGGAGAGTTTAAAAAGTACAGAAACAGTGGATTTTTTCATCAATTAGTTTCAGATTCTATCGTATATGCGAGCAAGCCTCTTATTCATGAAGGAATGGAACATTATATTAGCACAAATAACATCGTCCGAAATGTTGCTGAGAAATATATTAGCAATACATTTTTATCCATTCTTGAAGTATTTGATTTAGCAATCTATCAAAAGTTAAATGAGATTGCGACGAGTTACTACGAAGGAGCTGAATGCTGCGGCAAGATCCTCTTTTGCAAGGAGAATGATATAGTTAACAGTGCTGTAATGTTTGTTGATAGAATGCCGCTCACTAATTATAAAGGCGTTCGTAAATTACTAGAGATAGCCCAAGAAAATATATATCTCCTATCTAATGGCAAGGAAATAATCGGCTTCATTGAATGGACTAATGAGCTGAATAATCGCATAAACGGCTACTCTGTGACTTTTGTAAGTCATGCTAATTGGGATTTAGAAGAAACAGGAAATAGAAAGAAAAAGATATTTCATGTTAGTTATGGCATTCCCCAATTCCCAAAAGCGCCTTTAGAAGAAGCGGAATTTGCAGCATGCTTCAATCAAGCCTTTTCGAATCGGTATCATTACCGAGCGATTTGGGATTTGTGTACACAAGCTAAAAATCAACAAAAAGGTACGATGCTCGTTATTTCAGAACAAGCTGCAGCAGAGGCTAGCCGCCTGTCGAATCAATGCATACGCTTAGAATATAAAGCAGATAACAAAAATTTCTTCAGCTCTATCAAACATATTTCCGCTATTGATGGAGCGGTGCTGCTTCATCCAGATGGGAATTGTCATGCTATCGGTGTTATACTAGATGGCACTGCAGATACACGTTTCGGTGATCGATCAAGAGGTGCAAGATATAATTCTGCATATCGCTATTTACATAGTACTAAGTATAAAAATTGTCTTATTCTTGTAGTTTCAGAGGATGGAATGATTGATTTGATACATACGAACAAATTATAA
- a CDS encoding DUF1593 domain-containing protein, with protein sequence MKRMKGKGLITLLLIFAIIAAGCSNSKEETNSSNETKTENSSDSKPAEKQKARTVITTDGEVDDMNSVLRYLVYANEMDLEGIVLTSSVYHYAGDKAKGIEPFRWTGTQWLTDMINAYEEGYPNLVKHADGYPEPDYLRSITKIGNISNVGEMEEETEGSEFLKELFLHDDDSDLYVQTWGGTNTTARALKSIEEEYSKTDDWEKIKSKVSDKLVLYIILDQDDSYSKYIAKNWPDIRIINDTSNFWHFAYAWKLHSEELNTKLTGDWHKENIVGHGPLMDMYALMGDGKMIEGELFEEQRGTEEYLQKNPQYQKYDFISEGDSPSFFYLIDNGLRSLEDPTYGGWGGRFDAVSSKVYKNTVTDFNVYANRYEAEYSLTRWFDDIQSDFAARADWLTAESYEDANHNPTVEVEEGLDLAVEKGEEVTLHANGSDPDGDEISYKWWRYFEADTYEESKVAKNDTVSDVTDGLQLGLHRELAEGEATDTIELTGKDTKTVSFTVPKDAKSGDTLHIIVEVQDDGAHKLKYYQRVILTVK encoded by the coding sequence ATGAAAAGGATGAAAGGAAAAGGGTTAATTACTTTGTTGCTGATATTTGCTATCATTGCAGCGGGCTGTTCAAACAGCAAAGAGGAAACTAATTCATCTAACGAAACAAAAACAGAAAACAGCAGTGACAGCAAACCAGCTGAAAAGCAAAAAGCCAGAACGGTTATTACAACAGATGGCGAAGTGGATGATATGAACTCTGTACTCCGCTACTTAGTGTATGCCAATGAGATGGATTTAGAAGGAATTGTGCTGACAAGCTCTGTCTACCATTATGCAGGTGATAAAGCAAAAGGAATTGAACCTTTTAGATGGACAGGGACCCAATGGCTTACAGATATGATTAATGCGTACGAAGAGGGTTATCCTAATTTGGTGAAGCATGCTGACGGCTATCCTGAACCAGATTACTTACGCAGCATTACAAAAATCGGTAATATTTCTAATGTAGGGGAAATGGAAGAAGAGACAGAGGGATCTGAGTTCTTGAAGGAACTGTTCCTCCATGATGATGACAGTGATTTATATGTGCAAACATGGGGTGGAACAAATACAACGGCCCGTGCATTGAAATCGATTGAAGAAGAATATAGCAAAACAGATGATTGGGAGAAGATTAAATCGAAAGTAAGCGATAAGCTTGTTTTATATATCATTTTGGACCAGGATGACAGCTACAGTAAATATATTGCTAAAAACTGGCCAGATATCCGCATCATTAATGATACCTCGAATTTCTGGCATTTTGCATACGCGTGGAAATTACATTCTGAGGAATTAAACACAAAGCTTACTGGTGATTGGCATAAAGAAAATATTGTCGGTCATGGTCCGTTAATGGATATGTATGCATTAATGGGTGACGGCAAGATGATAGAGGGAGAGCTTTTCGAAGAGCAGCGCGGTACGGAAGAATACTTACAGAAAAATCCTCAATATCAAAAGTATGATTTTATTTCAGAAGGTGATTCTCCATCCTTCTTCTACTTAATCGACAATGGACTAAGAAGCTTGGAGGACCCGACATATGGAGGCTGGGGCGGCCGCTTTGACGCTGTGAGCAGCAAGGTGTATAAAAACACTGTTACAGACTTTAATGTGTACGCAAACCGCTATGAAGCAGAGTATTCTTTAACACGCTGGTTTGATGATATACAAAGCGATTTTGCAGCAAGGGCAGATTGGCTGACTGCAGAAAGCTATGAGGATGCAAACCATAATCCAACAGTTGAGGTAGAAGAAGGTTTGGATTTGGCGGTTGAAAAGGGAGAGGAAGTGACGTTGCATGCTAATGGCAGCGATCCAGACGGTGATGAAATCTCCTATAAATGGTGGAGATATTTTGAAGCAGATACGTACGAAGAGTCAAAGGTAGCTAAGAACGACACAGTTTCAGATGTAACAGATGGTCTTCAGCTTGGCCTTCATCGTGAATTGGCAGAAGGAGAAGCAACGGATACGATTGAATTAACAGGCAAGGACACAAAAACAGTGAGCTTCACTGTGCCAAAAGATGCGAAATCTGGAGATACACTTCATATTATCGTAGAGGTGCAGGATGACGGTGCACATAAGCTTAAATACTATCAGCGTGTTATTCTAACTGTAAAATAA
- a CDS encoding methyl-accepting chemotaxis protein, protein MKLQLKMKLGTKINLIVVAIIIVLSVVVGYVANSEITRGIKEFATEKAKGDLALSYNYVNSEYPGEWKADGDKLLKGETIINDNNELVDIIGKDTHDTVTFFLGDTRIATNVMTDGKRATGTQASQEVIDTVINNGETYYGEANVVGKNYQTAYMPLKNAAGEVVGIMYVGASEEMIDNILSSFLTKFVIVLIIMVVIAVAVVLLFTNSIRKRLKKLTAALELAGNGDFTSKVEDKSTDELSLLSVSYNKMTDSLKSMMNEVISTSEQLASSSEQLTASSEETSKATEVITESIQQVANGADQSASNVQDSAAALVEVTEGIQSIADNAQAVSDVGLKATEKAKNGGLYVDKTVQKITEINHSVAKTGEAIKNLDSRSQEIEKITNVITDIANQTNLLALNAAIEAARAGENGKGFAVVADEVRKLAEQSQASSAQISALIKTIQADMVQSNASMEQVTLDVKEGLEIVEQTKANFTEIMDFMQNLTEQIEGMAHTSEILAAGTQEVATTVSEIQNISGQTSMHSQNVAASAEEQLASMEEIAASAQALSHLAEDLKEVISKFKV, encoded by the coding sequence ATGAAATTACAGCTTAAGATGAAATTAGGCACAAAGATTAACTTAATTGTTGTTGCCATTATTATTGTTTTATCCGTGGTAGTCGGGTATGTGGCAAATAGTGAGATTACAAGGGGAATAAAGGAGTTTGCAACAGAAAAAGCAAAAGGTGATCTTGCGCTTAGTTATAACTATGTAAATAGTGAATACCCTGGCGAGTGGAAAGCGGACGGAGATAAGCTTTTAAAAGGCGAGACAATAATCAATGATAATAATGAATTAGTCGACATAATTGGCAAGGACACGCACGATACAGTTACATTCTTCTTAGGTGATACAAGAATTGCGACGAATGTAATGACAGACGGCAAGCGGGCAACAGGTACACAAGCATCACAAGAAGTAATTGACACCGTTATTAATAATGGAGAAACATACTACGGCGAAGCAAATGTAGTCGGGAAAAACTATCAGACAGCCTATATGCCTCTGAAAAATGCAGCAGGGGAAGTTGTAGGTATCATGTATGTTGGTGCCTCAGAAGAAATGATTGATAATATCCTGTCTTCTTTCTTAACGAAATTTGTGATTGTATTAATCATTATGGTTGTTATTGCAGTGGCAGTCGTTCTTTTATTTACAAATTCAATAAGAAAAAGACTGAAAAAGCTTACTGCAGCCTTGGAGTTGGCAGGCAACGGCGATTTTACTTCAAAAGTGGAGGATAAATCGACTGATGAGCTGAGCCTATTATCTGTAAGCTATAATAAAATGACAGACAGTTTAAAATCGATGATGAATGAAGTTATCTCAACATCTGAACAGTTAGCTTCTTCTTCAGAACAGCTGACGGCAAGCTCAGAAGAAACAAGCAAAGCGACAGAAGTAATTACAGAATCAATCCAGCAGGTCGCAAATGGTGCAGACCAATCAGCATCAAATGTACAAGACAGTGCTGCTGCTCTTGTTGAAGTAACAGAAGGCATTCAATCAATTGCTGATAATGCTCAAGCAGTTTCCGATGTCGGCTTGAAGGCGACTGAAAAAGCGAAGAATGGCGGACTGTATGTGGATAAAACGGTTCAGAAAATCACTGAAATCAATCATTCTGTTGCCAAAACAGGGGAAGCGATTAAAAATTTGGACTCCCGTTCACAAGAAATCGAGAAAATTACTAATGTGATTACAGATATCGCTAATCAGACAAATTTACTAGCGTTGAATGCTGCAATTGAGGCTGCCAGAGCAGGGGAAAACGGAAAAGGCTTTGCTGTTGTTGCAGATGAAGTCAGAAAGCTTGCCGAACAGTCTCAAGCATCTTCTGCTCAAATATCAGCACTTATTAAGACAATCCAAGCAGATATGGTCCAATCTAATGCGTCAATGGAACAAGTGACATTGGATGTAAAAGAGGGCTTGGAAATCGTCGAGCAGACGAAAGCGAACTTTACAGAAATTATGGACTTTATGCAAAATCTTACAGAGCAAATTGAAGGAATGGCTCATACTTCGGAAATACTTGCTGCAGGCACACAAGAAGTGGCGACAACTGTTTCAGAGATACAAAATATTTCTGGACAAACATCGATGCATTCACAAAATGTTGCCGCCTCAGCAGAGGAGCAGCTAGCATCCATGGAAGAAATTGCTGCATCTGCTCAAGCTTTGTCTCATTTAGCAGAGGACTTAAAAGAAGTAATCAGCAAGTTCAAAGTATAA
- a CDS encoding C45 family peptidase — protein MKKVYADVMQFRGTHYDFGYKQGEYFKESILVKNRERQWKVRKPKFKIDIEETRLIFAKFAPLIWEEFEGFRDALGWPMDKVLLEFCGYRLDIDKSGCSIYVGGDYLIRNYDYHPKTYDGRYTIFKPTDGGYAIIGPSQRGTGRMDGMNEQGLTMGYNFMNRKKPGTGFVCNMIGRLILELCSTAEEAAALLKEIPHRHSFSYVLFDRSCETPFIVETSPRRVEVRRGFSCTNHFNIMTEENRHVLDDSKRRLEIIETHQTSLIGGKEAFSLLNDSNAGIFSNLYGAWAGTIHTSAYFPKEGKAWFALGGDQDPIEFNFSNWLKGEDLPIEKVEGLIDTDIPFVHMEQADWYK, from the coding sequence ATGAAAAAAGTTTATGCAGATGTCATGCAATTTCGTGGAACACATTATGACTTTGGTTATAAGCAAGGAGAATATTTTAAAGAATCAATCCTTGTAAAGAACAGGGAAAGGCAATGGAAGGTAAGAAAGCCGAAATTCAAGATAGATATCGAGGAAACCCGACTTATCTTTGCTAAATTCGCCCCGTTAATCTGGGAGGAATTTGAAGGCTTTCGTGATGCATTAGGATGGCCGATGGACAAGGTGCTCCTTGAATTTTGCGGCTATCGTCTTGATATTGACAAGTCAGGCTGTTCAATTTATGTCGGCGGTGATTATTTAATCCGAAACTATGATTATCATCCAAAAACATATGATGGCCGCTATACCATTTTTAAGCCGACTGACGGAGGATATGCCATCATCGGTCCAAGCCAAAGAGGCACAGGCAGAATGGATGGCATGAATGAACAAGGCTTGACGATGGGCTATAATTTCATGAACAGGAAGAAACCGGGCACGGGCTTTGTGTGCAATATGATCGGCAGGCTCATCTTAGAGCTTTGCAGTACGGCAGAAGAGGCGGCCGCTTTGCTCAAAGAAATTCCCCACCGTCATTCCTTTAGCTATGTATTGTTTGACAGAAGCTGTGAAACACCATTTATAGTGGAAACCTCTCCAAGAAGAGTGGAAGTGAGAAGAGGCTTTTCTTGTACAAACCATTTTAATATTATGACAGAAGAAAACCGCCATGTTCTAGATGATTCGAAAAGACGCCTCGAAATTATCGAGACCCATCAAACCAGTTTGATAGGTGGAAAGGAAGCCTTCAGTTTGTTGAATGACTCCAATGCAGGCATATTCTCCAATTTGTATGGAGCTTGGGCTGGAACCATTCATACTTCTGCTTATTTCCCTAAGGAAGGAAAAGCTTGGTTTGCACTTGGCGGTGACCAAGACCCAATTGAATTCAATTTTTCAAACTGGCTTAAAGGAGAAGACTTGCCGATTGAAAAGGTCGAAGGCTTGATTGATACAGATATCCCATTTGTTCATATGGAGCAAGCTGACTGGTATAAATAA
- a CDS encoding short-chain dehydrogenase: MKHALVVGGKGMLSEVTIWLAKQGYIVSVIGRNKHRMDEIRTICPNSIIHPILVDYSKLEDLESELRNTIRIHTNIELVVAWIHSYAEEAVNLIIDTVSKDSSTWQLFHVLGSNADLQVLQSRLTDKRNMIYHQIQLGFMMDDGHSRWLTNKEIASGVIQAMINKKSIHIVGVTEPREQRP, from the coding sequence ATGAAGCATGCATTAGTAGTAGGCGGGAAAGGAATGCTTTCGGAAGTAACGATTTGGCTGGCAAAACAGGGTTATATCGTCTCTGTAATCGGAAGAAATAAACATAGAATGGACGAGATCAGAACCATTTGTCCAAATTCTATCATTCATCCAATTTTGGTTGATTACAGCAAGCTAGAAGATCTAGAGTCAGAATTGCGAAATACTATTCGTATTCATACCAATATTGAGTTAGTGGTTGCTTGGATTCATTCTTATGCAGAAGAAGCTGTTAACCTTATTATAGATACAGTTTCTAAGGATTCAAGCACTTGGCAGTTATTTCATGTGCTAGGAAGTAATGCAGATTTGCAAGTCTTGCAAAGCAGGCTTACAGACAAGCGAAATATGATATATCATCAAATTCAGCTAGGCTTTATGATGGATGATGGTCATTCACGCTGGCTGACGAATAAGGAGATAGCAAGTGGTGTAATCCAAGCTATGATAAACAAGAAGTCTATTCATATAGTTGGAGTAACAGAGCCAAGGGAGCAAAGGCCATAA
- a CDS encoding AraC family transcriptional regulator, translating into MNSAELRAKLESYNKMDPPDWNFIKTTYQVEPIATINGEPLYEFNMIFDPSHNPIEDNIFLSQCPANAYVPMHIHQYIELIYVYQGKCKIILQDDAIDILEGGMIMIDKNTPHTVQATTSYDIVIEIKLKHDYLSTNFLSRFTNKSIISQFLVDSLIGSRSANKYLFFPFEASSNFNNIMEHIMCEYFDEDAFTSGLIDAYLFIMFTELIRHSNSYTSMKMNHRTERDVIIVDFLKYIENHWKDCSLALMAEQFKYHPNYISAILKKATGKSFTDLLQIQRINKAALYLTNSDMPIPDIAEEVGYSSVSFFYKKFNEIFLQTPKEYREQNR; encoded by the coding sequence GTGAATAGTGCTGAATTAAGAGCAAAGCTTGAAAGCTATAATAAGATGGACCCTCCAGACTGGAATTTTATCAAAACTACTTATCAGGTTGAACCGATTGCGACAATTAATGGCGAGCCGTTGTATGAATTTAATATGATATTTGATCCATCACATAATCCGATTGAAGATAATATCTTCCTGTCCCAATGTCCTGCAAATGCATATGTTCCCATGCATATTCATCAATATATTGAGCTGATATATGTGTATCAGGGCAAATGCAAAATCATTCTTCAAGATGATGCCATCGATATTCTGGAAGGAGGTATGATTATGATAGACAAAAATACTCCTCATACGGTACAGGCGACGACAAGCTATGATATTGTGATTGAAATTAAGCTGAAGCATGATTACTTGTCGACGAATTTCTTGAGCAGATTTACAAATAAAAGTATTATCTCACAGTTTTTAGTCGACTCTCTCATCGGCAGCAGAAGTGCTAATAAATATCTTTTTTTTCCGTTTGAAGCTAGCTCCAACTTTAATAACATTATGGAGCATATTATGTGTGAGTATTTTGATGAAGATGCTTTTACATCAGGCTTGATAGATGCCTATTTGTTTATTATGTTTACGGAGTTGATCCGGCACAGCAACAGCTATACAAGCATGAAGATGAACCATCGAACAGAAAGAGACGTAATTATTGTTGATTTTTTGAAGTATATCGAAAACCATTGGAAGGACTGCAGCCTTGCTTTAATGGCAGAGCAATTTAAATATCACCCTAACTATATTTCTGCTATTCTAAAAAAAGCTACTGGCAAGTCGTTCACTGATTTGCTGCAAATTCAGCGGATTAATAAGGCTGCGCTTTATTTGACGAATTCGGATATGCCGATTCCAGACATTGCCGAAGAGGTTGGTTATTCAAGCGTTTCTTTTTTTTATAAAAAATTCAACGAAATTTTCCTTCAGACACCAAAGGAGTACAGAGAGCAAAACCGTTAA
- a CDS encoding family 1 glycosylhydrolase produces MMSFSFPKQFLWGSATAGHQVEGNNDNSDFWAEEQVEGSPYQEKSGDAIDHYNLYKEDIALMASLGLKVFRFSIEWSRIEPEPGQYSQAALDHYRDVLETCYANNMTPFVAMHHFTSPKWLMQFGGWASPDVPERFANYCETVFRELGHLIPYVLTMNEVNLPVMLRELFTGIGFIPPVGIDQDAWTAPKWREAAAERCGTTTDKYFTFHMISDEKSMKLLHKAHVKARQVIKDISPDTLVGFSMALSDVQSITGGEKIAAEKWHSYFEQYLPMMAGDDFFGLQNYTREVYGPNGQVLTEHAERTQMGYEYYPEGLANVIRKVSAAITIPIIITEHGIATDNDERRVEFIRRGLEGVQACIEDGIDIRGYLHWSTFDNYEWNSGYSKKFGLIEVDRTTQKRTVKESAKYLGQIAQTCSLVNN; encoded by the coding sequence ATGATGAGTTTTTCATTTCCAAAGCAATTCCTCTGGGGCTCAGCAACGGCAGGCCATCAGGTGGAGGGCAATAACGATAACAGTGATTTTTGGGCAGAGGAGCAAGTCGAAGGCTCGCCGTATCAAGAAAAATCGGGGGATGCAATCGACCATTACAATCTTTATAAAGAAGATATCGCCCTAATGGCAAGCCTTGGCTTAAAAGTGTTCCGCTTTTCTATAGAATGGTCGAGAATTGAGCCAGAGCCAGGACAGTATTCACAAGCTGCCTTGGATCATTATCGGGACGTTCTTGAAACATGCTATGCCAATAATATGACACCTTTTGTCGCGATGCATCACTTTACATCACCAAAATGGCTGATGCAATTTGGCGGCTGGGCAAGCCCAGATGTACCTGAACGCTTTGCCAACTACTGTGAAACAGTATTCCGTGAGCTCGGTCATTTAATTCCGTATGTTTTGACGATGAATGAGGTGAATCTGCCTGTCATGCTTCGTGAGCTGTTTACGGGCATTGGGTTTATTCCGCCGGTCGGAATTGATCAAGATGCATGGACAGCGCCTAAATGGCGCGAGGCTGCAGCTGAACGTTGTGGTACGACAACAGACAAGTATTTTACTTTCCATATGATATCTGATGAGAAATCGATGAAGCTTCTCCACAAAGCTCATGTTAAAGCGCGCCAAGTGATCAAGGATATTTCTCCTGACACATTAGTTGGCTTTTCCATGGCGCTGTCTGATGTACAATCCATCACAGGGGGCGAGAAAATAGCTGCGGAAAAATGGCATAGCTATTTTGAACAATACTTGCCGATGATGGCAGGTGATGACTTTTTTGGTCTGCAAAACTACACGAGAGAAGTGTACGGTCCAAATGGTCAAGTGCTGACAGAGCATGCAGAACGAACACAAATGGGCTATGAATATTATCCGGAAGGCTTGGCAAATGTCATTCGCAAAGTATCAGCTGCCATCACCATTCCAATCATTATTACAGAGCATGGCATTGCTACAGACAATGATGAAAGACGTGTAGAATTTATCCGCAGAGGATTAGAGGGTGTTCAGGCTTGTATAGAGGATGGTATTGATATAAGAGGTTATTTGCATTGGTCCACTTTTGATAATTATGAGTGGAATTCAGGTTACTCCAAAAAATTCGGATTAATTGAGGTAGACCGCACTACACAAAAAAGGACGGTAAAAGAAAGCGCCAAATACCTTGGCCAAATCGCTCAAACCTGCTCCCTTGTTAACAATTGA
- a CDS encoding MFS transporter, producing MMETVGWKRTPFKRLIVAAMLGVGTAIAPLVLLGFGLSTFIVIRIVGSEDATAVYGTASGITGIAIVIFGLFGGVIADKTRLKMGRRRFWMVAGSILGAISMLMLTFASSIPIFIISLCLVNFFYGMVSLSSYAIVPEQVDPDKFGRVSGLIGAAGPALVMSGQMLMGVLANSTIEQKMIALIIVQLIGGITAALLIKDNYLAKTATISKKNLGIRGFYPSYKQYPAYTWALLTKLFINFSNAGLNMLTLFYIARFHLSEAEIFQIMGLTAPTIIMMVGAGILGGFLSDKVKKQKPFVMGAALVTALCLVAFAFSTSVAWVIIGNFIFNFGFGMYNAVDNALVNRILPSKENAAKDISIMNTTTNMASTLVSFAAPALIAFGASTFGGDGYTLFFLVLAVFSILSAIAVLPIPEMEGKGDVDDEPMDEIVVS from the coding sequence ATGATGGAGACAGTTGGCTGGAAAAGGACACCGTTTAAGAGGTTGATAGTAGCGGCAATGCTTGGTGTCGGTACTGCTATCGCACCACTAGTATTATTAGGATTTGGTCTTTCTACTTTTATTGTAATAAGAATTGTAGGTTCAGAGGATGCGACTGCTGTTTATGGAACGGCATCAGGGATTACAGGAATTGCCATTGTTATTTTTGGATTGTTTGGAGGGGTGATTGCTGATAAGACAAGGCTCAAAATGGGGAGAAGAAGATTTTGGATGGTAGCAGGAAGCATTCTTGGTGCGATTTCCATGCTGATGCTTACCTTTGCATCATCCATTCCTATATTCATTATTTCTTTATGCTTGGTGAATTTCTTTTACGGCATGGTTTCCCTTTCCAGTTATGCAATAGTTCCAGAGCAGGTAGATCCGGATAAATTCGGCCGTGTGTCAGGTTTGATTGGAGCCGCTGGACCTGCGTTAGTTATGTCTGGTCAAATGCTGATGGGGGTGCTCGCCAATTCAACGATTGAACAAAAGATGATTGCATTGATTATTGTCCAGCTGATCGGCGGAATAACGGCGGCACTTTTAATTAAGGATAATTATTTGGCGAAAACAGCCACAATCAGCAAAAAAAACCTTGGTATTCGCGGCTTTTATCCGAGCTATAAACAGTATCCTGCATATACTTGGGCCCTTTTAACAAAGCTGTTCATCAATTTCTCCAATGCAGGATTGAATATGCTCACTTTGTTTTATATTGCCAGATTTCATTTAAGCGAAGCGGAAATTTTTCAAATTATGGGGCTGACTGCGCCTACGATTATCATGATGGTTGGAGCCGGCATTCTCGGCGGGTTTTTATCAGATAAAGTGAAAAAGCAAAAGCCGTTTGTAATGGGAGCGGCCCTAGTTACCGCACTGTGCCTTGTTGCCTTTGCATTCTCCACAAGCGTGGCATGGGTTATTATCGGTAATTTCATCTTTAACTTTGGGTTCGGTATGTACAATGCTGTCGATAATGCCCTTGTAAACCGCATCCTGCCTTCTAAGGAAAATGCGGCGAAAGATATTTCTATCATGAATACAACAACAAATATGGCCTCCACATTAGTCAGCTTTGCAGCTCCAGCTCTGATTGCTTTTGGTGCAAGTACATTTGGCGGTGATGGATACACGCTGTTTTTCCTAGTGCTCGCTGTGTTTTCCATTCTCTCTGCTATCGCTGTTCTTCCGATTCCAGAAATGGAAGGAAAAGGGGATGTTGATGACGAACCTATGGATGAAATCGTCGTTTCCTAA
- a CDS encoding alpha/beta hydrolase has protein sequence MKIEKIQLWEDNAHVTLTAYLLENSQEFQTDKKRPAVIICPGGGYLNTSDREAEPIALRFASKGYHTFVLRYNTYFREWVKDFKQLPEVNERSLYPNPLLDLAKAISLVRRNAKEWLVNPDAIALCGFSAGGHLAASMAVHWQDSFLQESIKASSDLFKPNAVILGYPLLDYEWMKAKVERDADENKKSFWEISSKAVFDTTTPTDQQLREASPARYVTINTPPVFLWHTADDDLVYAENALVFAVELTKHHIPYELHVFESGVHGLSLSDETTAGNAEHINEACQPWFDLAAAWLKRQF, from the coding sequence ATGAAAATCGAAAAGATTCAGTTATGGGAAGATAATGCTCATGTTACCTTGACTGCCTATCTGCTAGAGAATTCTCAAGAATTTCAAACAGATAAAAAGCGTCCTGCTGTTATTATTTGCCCAGGAGGGGGTTATTTAAATACATCTGACAGAGAGGCAGAACCGATTGCTTTACGGTTTGCTTCAAAAGGCTACCATACATTTGTGTTGCGCTACAATACGTACTTTCGTGAGTGGGTGAAAGATTTCAAACAGCTACCGGAGGTAAATGAGCGCTCTCTCTATCCCAATCCATTACTTGATTTAGCGAAAGCGATATCTTTAGTAAGAAGAAATGCGAAAGAATGGCTTGTAAATCCAGATGCCATTGCTTTATGCGGCTTTTCTGCTGGTGGTCATTTGGCAGCAAGCATGGCTGTTCATTGGCAAGACAGCTTCCTCCAAGAGTCTATTAAAGCAAGCAGCGATTTATTTAAGCCAAATGCTGTTATATTAGGATATCCGCTCCTTGATTATGAATGGATGAAAGCAAAAGTAGAGCGTGATGCGGATGAGAATAAAAAAAGCTTTTGGGAAATATCAAGCAAGGCAGTTTTCGATACAACCACACCTACTGACCAACAGCTAAGAGAAGCAAGTCCTGCCCGTTATGTCACTATAAATACACCGCCTGTCTTCCTATGGCATACAGCCGATGATGATTTAGTTTACGCAGAAAATGCTTTAGTTTTTGCTGTAGAACTAACAAAGCATCATATTCCCTATGAATTACATGTATTTGAAAGTGGTGTACATGGATTGTCGCTAAGTGATGAAACGACAGCAGGCAACGCTGAACACATAAACGAAGCATGCCAGCCATGGTTTGATTTAGCGGCCGCATGGCTGAAAAGGCAGTTCTAA